A part of Gracilimonas sp. genomic DNA contains:
- the ruvC gene encoding crossover junction endodeoxyribonuclease RuvC, whose translation MPDIILGIDPGSRNTGYALLTEENGKLIALRCDVIRMADIDDHAERLQVIFDKISGIIQSNQPTSCAVETPIYGVDPMAMLKLGRAQAAAMLAIKNSGREVTEYFPKVVKKSITGNGNASKEQVAFMLNKMVKLPDEKLSNDATDALAVAWCHLMKGQGISGSAKKKTHQNNKKGDWASFVEDNPDRVKGL comes from the coding sequence ATGCCTGATATAATCCTCGGTATTGATCCCGGCTCCCGAAACACTGGTTATGCCCTGTTGACGGAAGAAAACGGAAAGCTGATCGCCCTGCGGTGTGATGTAATCCGAATGGCCGATATTGATGATCATGCCGAGCGATTACAGGTTATTTTTGATAAGATTTCAGGCATCATCCAATCCAATCAGCCTACCTCTTGTGCCGTAGAAACCCCTATTTATGGGGTTGACCCCATGGCGATGCTTAAGCTGGGCCGGGCACAGGCAGCCGCTATGCTAGCCATTAAGAATTCCGGAAGAGAGGTCACCGAGTATTTTCCCAAAGTAGTGAAGAAGTCTATTACAGGAAACGGAAACGCCAGCAAGGAGCAGGTGGCTTTTATGCTGAACAAGATGGTGAAGCTGCCTGATGAGAAATTATCCAATGATGCTACCGATGCCTTAGCTGTTGCCTGGTGTCATTTAATGAAAGGGCAGGGAATCTCCGGTTCAGCTAAAAAGAAAACACATCAAAATAATAAAAAAGGGGATTGGGCCAGTTTTGTAGAGGATAATCCAGATAGAGTGAAAGGTTTATGA
- a CDS encoding enoyl-ACP reductase: protein MSDGYGLLKGKKGIIFGALDDRSIAWRIALACKREGADFVLSNAPVALRLGALDALGEETGAPIIPCDVTKDDEIEDLMAKTKEHLGGVDFILHAIGMSPNVRKKKEYTDLNYHWLQQTLDISAISLHRVLHHAEKAEILNDGGSIVALSYIGAQRIFSKYSDMNDAKALLESIARNYGSRLAKRGIRVNTVSQAPTKTSAGTGIKGFDGMYTFADMIAPMGNPSADECADYCLTLFSDLTRKVTMQNLFHDGGFVNSGISEEMIDDLAKIYGDKDE, encoded by the coding sequence ATGAGTGACGGTTACGGATTACTAAAAGGAAAAAAAGGAATCATATTCGGTGCGCTGGACGATCGAAGCATTGCCTGGAGAATTGCATTGGCTTGTAAGCGAGAAGGAGCTGACTTTGTACTTTCAAATGCTCCCGTTGCCCTGCGTCTGGGAGCCCTGGATGCCCTCGGCGAAGAAACAGGCGCGCCAATCATCCCATGTGATGTGACCAAGGATGATGAAATAGAAGACCTGATGGCCAAAACCAAAGAACACCTGGGAGGCGTTGATTTTATTCTGCACGCTATTGGTATGTCGCCTAATGTTCGCAAGAAAAAAGAATACACGGACCTTAATTATCACTGGCTGCAGCAAACGCTGGACATTTCTGCCATCTCTCTTCATCGCGTTCTTCACCATGCTGAAAAAGCAGAAATTCTGAATGACGGAGGAAGTATTGTTGCTCTTTCCTACATCGGGGCACAGCGAATTTTCTCTAAATATTCAGATATGAATGATGCCAAAGCGCTGCTGGAAAGCATTGCCCGAAATTACGGAAGCCGACTTGCAAAACGAGGCATTCGTGTAAATACAGTTTCACAGGCTCCAACCAAGACCTCTGCCGGCACTGGTATTAAAGGCTTTGATGGCATGTACACCTTTGCCGACATGATCGCCCCTATGGGGAATCCTTCAGCGGATGAATGTGCTGACTACTGTTTGACTCTATTCTCTGATCTGACCCGTAAAGTAACCATGCAGAACCTCTTCCACGACGGAGGATTTGTAAACTCTGGTATTTCGGAAGAAATGATTGATGATCTCGCAAAAATTTATGGCGACAAAGACGAATAA
- a CDS encoding efflux RND transporter permease subunit — MSRSESNKEGLFSGIIAYMARKPIAANLLMIILLGGGIWTMFNIQKEVFPQYALDFVDVSVVYPGAAPAEVEQGILRPVEEAIRGVQGIKEITSTAEEGSGSVSIELVSGADRMQVFQDIDQAVNRINTFPDDIEEPEVRLQSNQREVIEIGLFGETDIWVLRKLAEQLRDQLLSTEGITQVEIGGVPDYVTHIEIPRQKLLEYDLTLVQVADIVAQSSRDVPAGAIETTGGEILLRMQERKQWADEFSQIEIISSQNGGTVLLGDIAEIRDGFEEVGLPSQFNRQTSVEVQVYRIGNQSPLEIEEKVLRVFEEAKAGFPPGVQYRIDGNTAQDYRERLALLTENGLLAIIIVLVILALFLEYRLAFWVMMGMTISFVGAILFLPLIGLSINMISMFGFLVVLGIVVDDAIVVGENVYEYRQQGMSNIEAAIAGAKDISKPVTFSILTNIIAFVPLLFIPGVTGKYWWPLPAVVIVVLAVSLFEALFILPAHLGHSAKKNPFRIGEKIEGWQQAFAAKFNHFIDTYYRRFLELCLRNRYVTLSTAIALLVIVGGYGYSDHMGMVLMPEQPADEIEGGISLPVGTTNAQAALVAEDVTNATYAMFQEYNLFEQAEGIKTNVRGQSFIDVEIVMKPPAERTMSTQEVIELWRDNIGDIPGVDQITFEAEAGPGGYQQDISVDLSHSDIEVLEEASQAFLERVESFDATRDVNDNYNRGKTQFDFKLLPEGRKLGLTSSEVGEQVRNAFYGALATRQLRGTNEVEVRVKLPLEERRDIYNLEDFVIQTDDGTEVPLLDVVKIEQGEAFTSINRRDGRRVVTVGMDAVPSNAVGRVLESIQTEVLPQLRQDFPGITWSFEGSQAEMRESTKALWGGFALALMIIYALLAVAFNSYAQPLIVMGAIPFGIVGAVIGHILLGYDLSLVSLMGVIALSGVVLNDSLIMIDFANKKRTDHSAFDAIHEAGLRRFRPIMLTTLTTFGGLTPIILETSIQATQLIPMAISLGFGIVFATSIILVLVPCLYMILEDVINAFMGDAVTVGEPQVAGE, encoded by the coding sequence ATGAGCCGCTCAGAGTCAAATAAAGAAGGTTTATTTTCAGGTATCATAGCCTATATGGCGAGGAAACCTATTGCAGCAAACTTATTGATGATCATTTTGCTGGGCGGTGGAATCTGGACGATGTTCAACATCCAGAAAGAGGTTTTCCCACAATATGCGCTCGACTTTGTTGATGTAAGTGTGGTTTATCCCGGAGCTGCACCTGCTGAAGTTGAGCAGGGAATATTGCGGCCTGTAGAAGAGGCAATCCGTGGAGTACAGGGAATTAAAGAAATTACTTCAACAGCTGAAGAAGGCTCCGGAAGCGTCTCAATTGAGTTAGTTAGCGGGGCTGACCGGATGCAGGTTTTTCAGGATATTGATCAGGCAGTGAACCGGATCAATACATTCCCGGATGATATCGAGGAACCCGAGGTGCGACTTCAGTCAAATCAGCGGGAAGTAATTGAAATAGGTTTATTCGGGGAAACGGATATCTGGGTGCTGAGAAAGCTCGCAGAACAGTTGCGCGACCAATTGTTGAGTACCGAAGGAATTACACAAGTTGAAATCGGGGGAGTGCCTGATTACGTAACTCACATTGAAATTCCCCGGCAAAAACTGCTTGAGTATGATCTCACGCTTGTTCAGGTTGCGGATATTGTAGCCCAATCAAGCCGGGATGTTCCAGCCGGAGCCATTGAAACAACCGGTGGTGAAATATTACTCCGCATGCAGGAGCGCAAGCAGTGGGCGGATGAATTCAGCCAAATTGAAATAATCTCATCCCAAAATGGCGGAACAGTCCTTCTTGGAGATATTGCAGAAATAAGAGATGGTTTTGAGGAGGTTGGGCTGCCCTCTCAGTTCAACAGGCAGACATCGGTAGAAGTACAGGTTTACCGAATCGGAAACCAATCACCACTGGAAATTGAGGAAAAAGTTCTCCGGGTTTTTGAAGAAGCTAAAGCCGGCTTTCCTCCGGGCGTTCAGTACCGTATTGATGGTAACACAGCTCAGGATTACAGGGAAAGACTCGCCCTGCTTACAGAAAATGGTTTACTCGCTATCATAATTGTATTGGTGATCCTGGCGTTATTTCTGGAATACCGCCTCGCCTTTTGGGTGATGATGGGGATGACTATCTCATTTGTTGGGGCAATTCTCTTTCTTCCACTCATTGGTTTGAGCATCAACATGATCTCCATGTTTGGGTTTCTGGTTGTGTTGGGAATTGTTGTGGATGATGCCATTGTAGTAGGAGAAAACGTCTATGAATATCGCCAACAAGGTATGAGCAACATTGAGGCGGCTATAGCCGGAGCAAAAGATATCAGCAAGCCGGTGACTTTCAGTATACTGACCAATATAATCGCCTTTGTTCCTCTTCTGTTTATCCCAGGCGTGACCGGTAAGTACTGGTGGCCTCTTCCCGCTGTGGTAATTGTGGTTCTGGCCGTTTCGTTGTTTGAGGCATTATTCATACTTCCGGCTCATCTTGGCCATAGTGCAAAGAAAAACCCTTTTAGAATTGGAGAGAAAATCGAAGGCTGGCAACAGGCTTTCGCTGCAAAATTCAACCATTTTATTGACACATATTATCGTCGTTTTTTGGAGCTGTGTCTCCGTAACCGATATGTAACCTTAAGTACAGCCATCGCATTATTGGTGATTGTAGGCGGATATGGGTACAGCGACCATATGGGTATGGTACTTATGCCGGAGCAGCCTGCAGATGAAATCGAGGGAGGAATCAGCCTGCCGGTTGGAACTACAAATGCGCAAGCGGCCCTTGTTGCTGAGGATGTGACTAATGCCACTTACGCTATGTTCCAGGAGTATAATTTATTTGAACAGGCAGAAGGAATCAAAACGAATGTTCGCGGACAAAGCTTTATCGATGTCGAAATCGTGATGAAGCCTCCGGCTGAACGCACCATGAGTACTCAGGAAGTCATAGAGCTTTGGCGGGATAATATTGGTGACATCCCGGGTGTGGATCAAATTACTTTTGAAGCGGAAGCAGGTCCGGGCGGATATCAGCAGGATATTAGTGTAGACCTCAGTCATTCTGATATTGAAGTCTTGGAAGAGGCCAGCCAGGCTTTTTTGGAAAGAGTAGAATCTTTTGATGCTACCAGAGACGTAAACGATAACTATAACCGGGGAAAAACCCAGTTTGATTTTAAGCTGCTTCCGGAAGGCAGAAAGCTTGGGTTAACTTCCTCGGAAGTGGGCGAGCAGGTTCGTAATGCTTTTTATGGGGCTCTGGCTACACGTCAGCTTCGGGGAACCAATGAAGTAGAAGTTCGGGTAAAGCTTCCGCTGGAAGAACGCAGAGATATTTACAACCTGGAAGATTTTGTTATTCAAACCGATGATGGAACCGAAGTGCCGCTTCTTGATGTGGTGAAAATTGAACAGGGTGAGGCATTTACGAGCATCAACCGAAGAGATGGCCGTCGTGTGGTTACTGTTGGCATGGATGCCGTTCCTTCTAACGCCGTTGGCCGGGTTTTGGAATCCATTCAAACAGAAGTGCTGCCGCAACTCAGGCAGGATTTTCCCGGGATTACCTGGAGCTTTGAAGGAAGTCAGGCCGAGATGCGAGAATCTACAAAGGCATTATGGGGTGGGTTTGCCTTGGCTTTAATGATTATTTATGCACTGCTGGCCGTAGCCTTTAATAGCTATGCTCAGCCACTAATTGTGATGGGAGCGATACCCTTTGGTATCGTTGGGGCTGTGATTGGCCACATTTTACTTGGGTATGATTTGTCTCTTGTAAGTTTGATGGGTGTGATAGCTTTATCCGGAGTTGTGTTGAATGATTCGCTGATTATGATCGATTTTGCCAACAAAAAAAGGACAGATCATTCTGCCTTTGATGCTATACATGAAGCCGGCTTGCGGCGCTTCCGGCCAATTATGTTAACAACTTTGACCACTTTTGGCGGCCTGACTCCCATTATTTTAGAAACTTCTATTCAAGCTACTCAATTGATACCAATGGCCATTTCACTAGGTTTTGGAATCGTGTTTGCGACCTCAATTATTCTTGTTTTGGTTCCTTGCTTGTATATGATTTTGGAAGATGTGATTAATGCATTTATGGGAGATGCAGTCACTGTTGGAGAGCCGCAAGTTGCCGGAGAATAG
- the dinB gene encoding DNA polymerase IV — translation MSSGFPIRKIIHVDMDAFYAAVEQRDNPDLQGKPVIVGGSPSGRGVVATCSYEARKFGVHSAMPASQAVRLCPHGIFVKARFDAYKKASQQIREIFFEYTDLVEPLSLDEAFLDVTENHKDIPSATLIAKQIKERIFEVTRLTASAGVAHNKFLAKVASDINKPDGLTLITPEKAEAFLEELDIKQFFGVGKATQKKMHAVGIKTGADLKKWTEIDLVKAFGKSGRFYYRIVRGIDHREVKPHRVRKSYGKERTFSEDIDSLEWINNFLDELAQTISEGMKKINAAGKTITLKVRYKNFDTITRSYSLPHFTNRYSDITEVVRKLLEETDVGSRSVRLLGITLSNLNLNEKTVYEQLELSF, via the coding sequence ATGAGTTCAGGTTTTCCCATTCGCAAAATTATCCATGTTGACATGGATGCCTTTTATGCTGCTGTAGAACAGCGGGATAATCCTGATTTGCAGGGGAAACCGGTGATTGTGGGAGGCTCTCCAAGTGGCCGGGGTGTTGTAGCTACTTGCAGTTATGAAGCAAGAAAATTTGGTGTTCATTCGGCAATGCCTGCATCTCAGGCTGTACGCCTTTGTCCCCATGGTATTTTTGTGAAAGCTCGTTTTGATGCCTATAAAAAAGCATCCCAACAAATTCGGGAGATCTTTTTTGAATACACAGATTTGGTAGAACCTCTTTCTTTGGATGAAGCCTTTCTCGATGTCACCGAAAACCACAAAGACATTCCCTCGGCTACATTGATCGCCAAACAGATTAAAGAAAGGATCTTTGAAGTCACCAGGCTGACAGCTTCTGCAGGCGTAGCTCATAACAAATTCCTGGCTAAAGTCGCTTCCGACATCAACAAGCCGGATGGATTAACCCTCATCACCCCTGAAAAGGCAGAGGCTTTTTTGGAAGAGCTTGATATCAAGCAGTTTTTTGGAGTTGGGAAGGCCACTCAGAAAAAGATGCATGCCGTTGGGATTAAGACCGGGGCCGACTTAAAGAAATGGACTGAAATTGACCTCGTTAAAGCCTTCGGCAAATCCGGCCGGTTTTACTATCGCATTGTCCGCGGTATTGATCACCGGGAAGTAAAACCCCACCGCGTTCGAAAATCCTATGGTAAAGAGCGAACTTTTTCGGAGGATATCGACAGCCTGGAGTGGATTAACAACTTCCTGGACGAGCTTGCCCAAACCATTTCAGAAGGCATGAAGAAGATCAATGCGGCCGGTAAAACCATCACCCTGAAAGTCCGCTACAAAAACTTTGACACCATCACACGGAGTTATTCACTTCCTCATTTTACCAACCGGTATTCTGATATCACTGAAGTAGTTCGAAAGCTACTCGAGGAAACCGATGTGGGCAGCCGGTCTGTACGACTGCTGGGAATTACGCTATCAAATTTAAATCTGAATGAGAAAACCGTATATGAACAATTGGAGCTGTCATTTTGA
- a CDS encoding efflux RND transporter periplasmic adaptor subunit, which translates to MGWKKTLIISLSILVGAAAIIVLIFSTEPEASRSGATKETAMLVEVNKAEQGNFTPIIQATGTVQPSQDIVLSSRVSGEVVNRSDKFTPGSYVKKGEVLLQIDPSDYRNAVRQAESELRQAKSELQLEMGLQEAAKKEYKLLEDSLAPTNKALVLREPQLESAKSQVASAEASVEQAKLNLQRTTIKAPFDAYILNRNANLGSLVAPGQDLGRLVGVDYYWVETTIPLSKLRWLDFSGEENSPGSEVVIRNRTAWDEGETRTGYLFRMLGSLENQTRLARILVEVPDPMALERENDGKPGLIIGSFVETRIKAKPLEDVVRLNRDYLRANETVWVKEGDSLSIRNVSILLQDANYAYITEGLAGGEQVVTTNLASVTAGALLRLEDSSTRNPE; encoded by the coding sequence ATGGGATGGAAAAAGACACTTATTATTTCACTATCAATTTTGGTTGGTGCTGCGGCCATTATTGTGCTTATTTTTTCAACCGAACCTGAGGCATCCCGTTCCGGGGCAACTAAAGAAACCGCGATGCTGGTGGAGGTCAATAAAGCTGAACAAGGAAATTTCACCCCAATCATACAAGCAACAGGAACGGTTCAACCCTCACAAGATATAGTACTGAGTTCCAGAGTAAGCGGCGAAGTAGTAAACCGTTCTGACAAATTCACTCCGGGAAGTTATGTAAAAAAGGGAGAGGTCTTGTTGCAGATAGACCCCTCAGATTATAGGAATGCCGTCCGTCAGGCCGAAAGTGAATTGAGGCAGGCGAAGTCTGAGCTTCAATTGGAAATGGGACTTCAAGAGGCAGCAAAGAAAGAATATAAACTGCTGGAAGACTCTCTGGCTCCAACCAATAAGGCATTGGTACTGAGAGAACCTCAACTCGAGTCAGCTAAATCTCAGGTGGCTTCAGCTGAGGCTTCTGTAGAGCAGGCAAAGCTGAATCTCCAAAGAACGACAATTAAAGCACCTTTTGATGCATATATCCTGAACAGGAATGCGAACTTAGGATCGCTGGTTGCTCCCGGACAGGATTTGGGGCGGCTTGTTGGAGTTGATTATTATTGGGTAGAGACAACCATTCCCCTGTCGAAACTGAGATGGCTGGATTTTTCTGGAGAAGAGAATTCTCCGGGTTCAGAGGTGGTAATAAGAAACCGGACAGCATGGGATGAAGGAGAAACACGTACAGGCTATCTGTTTAGAATGCTGGGATCGCTGGAAAATCAAACACGTTTGGCCCGGATACTCGTCGAAGTTCCCGACCCGATGGCTCTTGAGAGAGAAAATGATGGGAAGCCCGGATTGATTATAGGCTCATTTGTCGAAACACGGATAAAAGCAAAACCTCTAGAAGATGTCGTTCGATTAAACCGGGATTATTTGAGGGCGAATGAGACGGTATGGGTAAAAGAAGGAGATTCATTAAGCATCAGGAATGTGAGCATTCTTCTTCAGGATGCAAACTATGCTTATATCACGGAAGGGTTAGCGGGCGGAGAGCAAGTTGTTACTACAAATCTGGCCAGCGTAACAGCCGGGGCTCTGCTGCGGCTTGAGGATTCATCAACTCGTAATCCCGAATAA
- the ruvA gene encoding Holliday junction branch migration protein RuvA produces the protein MIAFLKGYIEEKKEGIVTLDVQGVGYRVEISSITQEQLESAGSEVKLLTYHHITDSDERLFGFFSTDEKALFEKLITVKGVGPKLGLTILSGLPADQLIGAITGSDAATLSKVPGIGKKTAERIIVELKDKLAEYAVSAGVTPTGSKEAGVTGEAISALESLGFKKKESEQAVLKAIKDTGSDDASVVIKKALASLNK, from the coding sequence ATGATTGCATTTTTAAAAGGATACATCGAAGAAAAGAAGGAAGGGATTGTGACCCTCGACGTTCAGGGCGTGGGCTACCGGGTTGAAATCTCCTCTATCACACAGGAACAACTGGAAAGCGCCGGATCAGAAGTAAAACTGCTGACCTATCATCATATTACCGACAGCGATGAACGCCTGTTTGGCTTCTTTTCAACCGATGAAAAAGCCTTGTTTGAAAAACTGATTACCGTGAAAGGCGTGGGTCCAAAATTAGGGCTTACTATTCTCTCCGGCTTACCGGCAGATCAGCTAATTGGAGCGATCACCGGATCGGATGCTGCCACTCTTTCCAAAGTTCCGGGGATCGGCAAGAAAACAGCGGAGCGCATTATTGTTGAGCTGAAAGACAAGCTGGCTGAATATGCCGTTTCTGCCGGAGTTACTCCAACGGGCTCAAAAGAAGCTGGTGTTACGGGAGAGGCTATTTCTGCTCTCGAGTCGCTTGGCTTTAAGAAGAAGGAGTCAGAACAGGCTGTTCTCAAAGCTATTAAAGATACCGGCAGCGACGATGCCTCTGTAGTCATTAAGAAAGCTCTCGCCAGTTTGAATAAATAG
- the murF gene encoding UDP-N-acetylmuramoyl-tripeptide--D-alanyl-D-alanine ligase, translating into MNWYYTLLDAGAILFCLIFLRYTWYRMRFFLHTYQQMGYKNNEYWQWLKGHWDEKVIPVNIALLNVFIFIFIWFDGWLLDTFTYSSLSVFFFVISYFWFGTVSKYKPEKVKKPLVFTPRVIRLMIPYTLFCSFFPVLFTWLGFTGMIPFLEAQLPNYFSGLQRFDLTILVFGWAFGAMIVPFFIFIAGLITRPVELYIQHGFKKQARRKLASMPDLKVIAITGSYGKTSTKFMIRDLLKERFNVCSTPGSYNTPMGICKVINNDLQSHHQILILEMGARYEGNIQELCNIAKPDISVVTNVGVAHLETFGSQEVIAREKARLVDNLVAGDVAILNADDPRVSQMGADRTEINRILTGLDNGAIRGSNISYDTSGMEFDVKIDSEYERFQTQLLGAHNVQNLLLAVGVGHHFGLRLKTMALAAAKIEPVEHRLELKKQGELFVIDDAFNSNPVGAKNAVEILSQFNSGQRIIITPGMVELGEIERDENKKFGESIGKANLDLVVLVGEERAKPILEGIKKHDSAAINVRVVSSLFDANELVQKHARAGDIILYENDLPDVYNEG; encoded by the coding sequence TTGAACTGGTACTATACACTTCTTGATGCCGGCGCCATTCTGTTCTGCCTCATTTTCCTGCGATATACCTGGTATCGCATGCGCTTTTTCTTACATACTTATCAGCAGATGGGATATAAAAACAATGAGTATTGGCAGTGGCTGAAAGGTCACTGGGATGAGAAAGTAATTCCTGTCAACATCGCTCTGCTGAACGTCTTCATCTTCATTTTTATCTGGTTTGACGGATGGTTGTTAGACACCTTTACCTATTCTTCGCTCTCTGTATTCTTTTTTGTGATAAGCTATTTTTGGTTTGGCACTGTTTCAAAATACAAGCCAGAGAAAGTTAAAAAGCCGTTAGTATTTACACCCCGTGTAATCCGGCTGATGATTCCTTATACCCTTTTCTGTAGTTTTTTTCCTGTTCTCTTTACCTGGCTGGGATTTACCGGAATGATTCCTTTTCTGGAAGCTCAGCTTCCTAATTACTTTTCGGGGCTCCAGCGGTTTGATTTGACTATCCTTGTTTTCGGCTGGGCTTTTGGTGCCATGATAGTTCCATTTTTCATTTTTATTGCCGGGTTAATTACAAGGCCTGTAGAGTTATACATCCAACACGGGTTTAAGAAACAAGCACGCCGGAAGCTGGCTTCCATGCCAGACCTTAAAGTAATTGCCATCACTGGAAGCTATGGTAAAACCAGCACCAAGTTCATGATCCGGGATTTGCTGAAAGAACGATTCAATGTGTGCTCCACTCCCGGGAGTTATAATACCCCAATGGGTATCTGTAAGGTCATCAACAACGATCTTCAGTCTCATCACCAAATATTAATTCTTGAAATGGGTGCCCGTTATGAAGGCAACATTCAGGAGCTGTGCAATATAGCCAAACCCGATATATCCGTAGTTACCAATGTTGGGGTTGCTCACCTTGAAACTTTTGGATCTCAGGAGGTAATTGCCCGGGAAAAAGCAAGATTGGTCGATAACCTTGTGGCCGGTGATGTTGCCATTCTAAATGCGGACGATCCCCGCGTTTCCCAAATGGGGGCTGACCGCACCGAAATAAACCGGATATTGACTGGGCTGGATAATGGCGCAATTCGAGGCTCCAATATTTCTTATGACACTTCTGGAATGGAGTTCGATGTTAAAATAGATAGTGAATACGAACGCTTTCAAACCCAACTGCTTGGGGCTCACAATGTCCAGAACCTATTGCTGGCAGTAGGAGTGGGGCATCACTTCGGGTTGCGCTTAAAAACAATGGCTTTGGCTGCTGCCAAGATCGAACCTGTTGAACACCGCCTTGAGCTTAAGAAACAAGGAGAGCTTTTTGTAATTGATGACGCTTTTAACTCAAACCCGGTTGGTGCCAAAAATGCCGTGGAGATTTTGAGCCAGTTTAATTCAGGACAACGAATTATCATAACTCCGGGAATGGTAGAACTGGGTGAAATTGAACGAGACGAAAACAAAAAGTTCGGCGAATCCATCGGCAAAGCAAATCTTGACCTGGTTGTTTTGGTGGGAGAAGAAAGAGCTAAGCCAATTTTGGAGGGAATAAAAAAACATGACAGTGCCGCCATAAATGTTCGGGTTGTTAGTAGCTTATTCGACGCTAATGAACTCGTTCAAAAGCATGCCCGGGCCGGCGATATCATCCTCTACGAAAATGACCTGCCGGATGTGTATAATGAGGGGTGA
- a CDS encoding sugar phosphate nucleotidyltransferase: MKLIIPMAGRGTRVRPHSHTVPKPLLPVAGTMIIERIVETFNRTLDRDITEIVYILGPDFGEDIKQPLREMSARHKAKPIFEVQAEALGTAHAVSCASDHLDGEVIIAFADTIFDSEEPFELGDADSVIWLKKVEDPSRFGVAVYEGDTITGFVEKPKEFISDLAIIGVYYFKSGKALKEKIDKVIGDDMRGPGGEYFLTAALDMMIKEGKVFKTATVDEWLDCGTLPAWLETTGIITEKEFNGVDESKYPGSKIIPPVFLGEGVKIENSTIGPKVSVEANTVIKNSKVENTIIRDHATLEGVETKGSTIGAYTSLKNVKGKVDIGDHSALDVD, encoded by the coding sequence ATGAAATTAATTATCCCAATGGCCGGTCGCGGGACCCGTGTTCGCCCTCATTCTCACACCGTTCCAAAGCCGCTTCTTCCTGTAGCAGGAACGATGATCATAGAACGCATTGTCGAGACCTTTAACCGAACATTGGATCGTGATATTACGGAGATTGTGTACATCCTGGGTCCGGATTTTGGGGAAGACATCAAACAGCCGCTGCGCGAAATGAGTGCCCGCCATAAGGCAAAGCCGATATTTGAAGTTCAGGCTGAAGCGCTTGGGACTGCCCATGCCGTTTCTTGCGCCAGCGACCATTTGGATGGCGAGGTTATCATTGCTTTTGCAGATACTATTTTTGACAGTGAAGAACCTTTTGAACTGGGCGATGCAGATAGTGTGATCTGGCTAAAAAAAGTAGAAGATCCTTCCCGTTTTGGGGTGGCCGTTTATGAAGGGGATACCATTACTGGTTTCGTGGAGAAGCCCAAAGAGTTTATCTCAGACCTCGCCATTATTGGAGTGTATTATTTCAAGAGCGGAAAAGCACTGAAAGAGAAAATCGATAAAGTAATCGGCGATGACATGCGCGGCCCGGGTGGAGAATATTTCCTCACAGCTGCCCTGGACATGATGATTAAGGAAGGCAAAGTATTCAAAACAGCCACGGTTGATGAATGGCTGGATTGCGGAACGCTGCCCGCCTGGCTGGAAACCACAGGCATCATCACTGAAAAAGAATTTAATGGGGTTGATGAAAGTAAATATCCGGGTTCCAAAATTATTCCTCCCGTATTTCTGGGTGAAGGAGTGAAAATAGAAAACAGTACGATTGGGCCTAAAGTAAGCGTGGAAGCGAATACGGTTATTAAAAACTCAAAAGTTGAAAACACCATAATCAGGGACCACGCCACGCTGGAAGGTGTGGAGACAAAAGGCTCAACCATTGGCGCGTATACTTCTCTCAAGAATGTAAAGGGAAAGGTGGATATTGGAGACCACAGCGCTTTGGACGTTGATTAG